One segment of Zymoseptoria tritici IPO323 chromosome 2, whole genome shotgun sequence DNA contains the following:
- a CDS encoding pumilio-related RNA binding protein (RNA BINDING PROTEIN PUMILIO-RELATED) — MSFFRGPQSPREEPYSSNPLSPPQRNANPNRWSASMAGMSDVRGALQRRFTTNTVPTLSPIGQQRRQAAGDVQMPSAHSRIAPSERAARHYENLLEAQRKIQEELDKVDVDTRREVDENIRHEQSVTQLFAQSEPTTPPEYQTFAANFSRPNRYSAASLTSPPGIATRSNRASAHLASPPNGSARAYNQSNNSNLPSQSVPGSRRQSDGEDDDDDDFVYGYDDISRRAANPNRNSMPITSYDHKRNTIDLSLGRANATSFFFDETDKSNKTSPPDIKTYLQVQHTADGFPKLIRREDNSDLSLSAASAALDLASSTSDAQMQQGTERAMATRHRISLPPSALAGNVGMAPLNGILANANENRSAASNRRSMEVKFTAETKRPALASPPRGYANGPMSSYSTNDIPTLKSINGDTSDGGVALLSPAAQVANIVAGHASPEQNAGNLAQLSISSPRQNQYNNFQLSTPARNGGEGQENFGLSQSALQANAAPFGPVYDNQAPVFGTPNMMQYSQQPAYYGGYGMPAMTNGFNNLNMHMAGGANGFSPQAQWSPSGPAQYTQPPAYGGYQQFSPSGPSGQAVAGAGRFDSPRANTQQRRQAAEEAQAKFNSIKVEQLTGEIYTLCKDQHGCRFLQRKLEERNEQTVQAIFEEVRNHMIELMVDPFGNYLCQKLLESANDDQRTELIKNAMPQMTKIALNQHGTRALQKMIEFISTPEQTALIIEALRNDVVLLIQDLNGNHVIQKCLNHLSSNDAIFIFDAVGANCITVGTHRHGCCVLQRCIDHADGLQKGEMVDHVIRNAYSLVQDPFGNYVVQYILDLSEPCFTEPLCRAFYGEIANLSRQKFSSNVMEKCIRCASNETKRAIISEIMAPQTIEKMLRDGFANYVVQTAMDFADEDLKPTLVENIRMVIPAIRNTPHGRRIQSKISDYDNRKGSNGAPIDSSKAAPPPATFSPQQGQNGRANRQGMIGAPMNWNVNGGFEGADFNPNGMNGHQIASPPPPQRNAHNFSMLNGGQNFQAHNQVNGHRDYPSNGGGHNYQGNGYANQGFANHARQQQPYGHF; from the exons ATGTCCTTCTTCCGTGGGCCTCAATCACCTCGCGAGGAGCCATATTCCTCCAATCCACTCTCCCCGCCGCAGAGAAACGCAAACCCGAACCGATGGAGTGCCAGCATGGCGGGTATGAgcgacgtaagaggagctTTGCAGAGAAGATTTACAACGAATACCGTTCCAACACTGTCGCCAATTGGACAACAACGGAGACAGGCTGCTGGAGATGTGCAAATG CCAAGTGCTCACAGTCGAATCGCGCCG TCTGAACGAGCTGCTCGCCACTATGAAAACCTTCTCGAGGCTCAACGCAAGATTCAAGAAGAGCTTGACAAGGTCGATGTCGACACACGCCGTGAAGTCGACGAAAACATACGCCACGAGCAGTCTGTCACTCAGTTGTTCGCACAGAGCGAACCCACGACGCCTCCGGAATATCAAACCTTCGCGGCCAACTTTTCTCGACCAAATCGATACTCAGCGGCTAGCCTGACATCTCCGCCTGGCATTGCTACTCGTTCAAATCGCGCCAGCGCGCACCTCGCCTCGCCGCCAAACGGATCTGCTCGCGCCTACAACCAGAGTAACAACTCCAATTTGCCATCACAATCTGTGCCTGGCTCGCGGCGGCAGtcggacggcgaggacgacgacgacgacgatttcGTATACGGTTACGACGACATTTCTCGTCGAGCTGCAAA CCCGAACCGCAACTCCATGCCTATCACTTCTTACGATCACAAGCGCAACACTATCGACTTGAGCCTTGGCCGCGCCAACGCCACTTCGTTTTTCTTCGACGAGACTGACAAGTCTAACAAGACCTCACCGCCAGATATCAAGACGTATCTGCAAGTGCAGCACACAGCCGACGGCTTTCCCAAACTCATCCGCCGCGAGGACAACAGCGACCTGTCGCTATCCGCAGCCTCCGCAGCACTAGACCTCGCTTCATCCACCTCGGACGCACAAATGCAGCAGGGTACCGAACGTGCAATGGCTACCCGTCACCGCATTTCTTTGCCTCCAAGCGCTCTGGCTGGCAATGTGGGCATGGCTCCGTTGAACGGCATCCTCGCCAATGCCAACGAGAATCGATCAGCTGCAAGCAACCGTCGCTCCATGGAGGTGAAGTTCACCGCTGAGACCAAGCGTCCGGCTCTTGCTTCACCGCCTCGTGGATATGCAAACGGGCCAATGTCGTCTTATTCGACAAACGACATTCCCACCCTCAAGAGTATCAACGGCGACACATCTGACGGCGGAGTTGCACTTCTCTCCCCAGCCGCTCAAGTTGCCAACATCGTTGCTGGTCACGCTTCTCCCGAGCAGAACGCCGGGAACCTCGCCCAGCTGTCGATCAGCTCACCTCGTCAAAACCAGTACAACAACTTCCAACTCTCTACCCCAGCCAGAAACGGTGGCGAAGGCCAAGAGAACTTTGGTCTCTCTCAGTCAGCTCTCCAAGCTAACGCAGCTCCATTCGGTCCCGTCTACGACAATCAGGCTCCAGTATTCGGCACTCCAAACATGATGCAATACAGTCAGCAGCCTGCCTACTACGGTGGGTACGGCATGCCAGCAATGACCAATGGCTTCAATAATCTCAACATGCACATGGCTGGTGGAGCCAATGGCTTCAGCCCGCAAGCTCAATGGTCTCCTTCGGGCCCAGCACAATACACTCAGCCTCCTGCGTATGGCGGCTATCAGCAGTTCTCTCCATCTGGGCCGTCCGGACAAGCAGTCGCTGGTGCTGGCCGCTTCGACAGTCCTCGAGCCAATACTCAGCAACGCCGCCAGGCCGCCGAGGAGGCTCAGGCCAAGTTCAACTCGATCAAGGTCGAGCAGCTGACGGGCGAGATCTACACTCTGTGCAAGGATCAGCATGGCTGCCGTTTCCTGCAGCGCAAGCTGGAAGAGCGCAACGAGCAGACCGTTCAAGCCatcttcgaggaggtgcgcaaCCACATGATCGAGCTGATGGTGGATCCATTCGGCAACTACCTTTGCCAGAAGCTGCTGGAGAGTGCCAATGACGATCAACGCACTGAGCTCATCAAGAACGCAATGCCGCAAATGACCAAGATTGCGCTCAATCAGCACGGCACTCGGGCCCTGCAGAAGATGATTGAATTCATTTCCACTCCTGAGCAGACGGCTTTGATCATCGAGGCTCTCCGCAACGATGTCGTGCTCCTCATTCAGGATCTCAATGGCAATCACGTCATCCAGAAGTGTCTCAACCACTTGTCATCAAACGACGCCATCTTCATTTTCGACGCTGTTGGTGCCAACTGCATCACAGTCGGCACCCACCGCCACGGCTGCTGCGTTCTGCAACGTTGCATTGACCACGCCGACGGTCTTCAAAAGGGCGAGATGGTCGACCACGTCATTCGCAATGCCTACTCTCTTGTACAGGATCCTTTCGGCAACTACGTCGTGCAGTATATCCTCGACCTTTCCGAGCCATGTTTCACTGAGCCTCTCTGCCGTGCCTTCTACGGCGAGATCGCCAACCTTTCCCGCCAGAAATTCAGCTCGAACGTCATGGAGAAGTGCATCCGCTGCGCCAGCAACGAGACTAAGCGCGCCATCATCAGCGAGATCATGGCTCCCCAGACCATCGAAAAGATGTTGCGCGATGGCTTTGCCAACTACGTCGTGCAGACTGCCATGGACTTTGCAGATGAAGACCTCAAGCCAACGCTGGTTGAGAACATTCGCATGGTCATTCCCGCCATCCGCAACACTCCGCATGGTCGCCGCATTCAGAGCAAGATCTCGGACTATGACAACCGCAAGGGTTCCAATGGTGCGCCCATCGATTCTAGCAAAGCGGCTCCACCTCCCGCCACCTTCAGTCCACAGCAAGGCCAGAATGGTCGTGCGAACCGCCAAGGCATGATCGGTGCTCCAATGAATTGGAACGTCAATGGTGGCTTCGAAGGTGCTGACTTCAACCCCAACGGCATGAACGGCCACCAAATtgcatcgccgccgccgccgcagcgcAATGCCCACAACTTCAGCATGCTGAACGGTGGTCAGAACTTTCAAGCTCACAACCAAGTCAACGGTCACCGTGACTATCCATCTAACGGCGGTGGTCACAACTACCAAGGCAACGGCTACGCCAACCAGGGCTTCGCAAACCATGCTCGCCAGCAGCAACCATACGGCCACTTCTAG